In the genome of Calditrichota bacterium, one region contains:
- a CDS encoding phosphodiester glycosidase family protein, with protein MNSVFTRRFSLLLIATMAAFCGMAVADWKESVPVGPGVVHHHEYREAGPWHFHVLEIDLTNPWVTIESVKSNDLLSGGRELTSAMAARSDREGHKVVGAMNADFWETDGTPIGAQVVRGVLIKRPISRSVFAYTDERRPLIDVVSFAGTLVSKRGQAAVNGVNESRDADELIVYNSFYGSTTRTNYWGTEIVAQYLRSTFAVNDTVWVVVTAKDSIMAAGHGNAPIPKNGVVLSGHGQASAFLNGNVFVGDTVAVVLRLPPTRKRIVELVGGVPRIIRDGAVSVEWDQEGLTNKNFAYDRHPRTAVGFSADSTKLFFVTVDGRQAGYSVGMSLFELAAYMREWGVHQAVNLDGGGSTTMVVRGRVVNSPSDGTERPVANALLVVSNAPTGPLRVLRISPREAFVLSEGTVRFSVQGFDEYYNPLSLPAGTVVWSCDPWIGSIDAQGTFVAGLHDTSGYVYATAGVARDSALVRITKVAGITLTPNPVVLQVGQTQTITARANDTFGNQISLLPTDYQWSVVGEVGTVSAAGVFTAVKPGEGEIRAAYGSVVGTAAVYVGLPTDVVVDDFSSLARWSLTGTRVNLQACSLTLDSAVVFSPPTSGKLTYSLATGGTSALYMECSIPLSGTPTAVGVHVYGDGKGHWLRGEFADADGEKFLVNFTPASPGVDWSGTWRYLRVSMDSVIVHWSNPAAVLTFPITWKRIYLAETDDSRKDAGVLYFDDFTAHYLQTAVEDPREGALPKTFRLHQNYPNPFNPVTEICFELPREGRVRLDVFNPLGAQVCTVLDQRLSAGHHRVRFDGATLAAGVYLYRLVGEEGVESRKMVLIR; from the coding sequence ATGAATTCCGTATTCACGAGAAGGTTCTCGCTGTTGCTGATCGCGACCATGGCAGCTTTCTGCGGCATGGCCGTGGCCGATTGGAAAGAGAGTGTGCCAGTAGGCCCCGGCGTGGTGCACCACCACGAATACCGCGAAGCAGGCCCGTGGCATTTCCACGTGCTGGAAATCGATCTGACCAACCCGTGGGTGACCATCGAAAGCGTCAAGTCCAACGACCTGCTCTCCGGAGGGCGCGAGTTGACCTCGGCCATGGCTGCGCGTAGCGACCGTGAGGGGCACAAGGTGGTTGGCGCGATGAACGCCGACTTTTGGGAAACCGATGGCACCCCCATCGGGGCGCAGGTAGTGAGAGGCGTGCTCATCAAGCGGCCGATCAGCCGTTCGGTCTTTGCCTACACCGATGAGCGCCGCCCGCTCATCGATGTCGTCTCCTTTGCCGGCACGCTCGTCAGCAAGAGGGGACAAGCGGCGGTGAACGGCGTCAACGAGAGCAGGGATGCCGACGAGCTCATCGTTTACAACTCTTTCTACGGGAGCACCACCCGCACGAACTACTGGGGCACGGAGATCGTTGCCCAGTACCTGAGGAGCACTTTCGCGGTCAACGACACGGTATGGGTGGTGGTCACCGCAAAGGACAGCATCATGGCGGCTGGCCACGGGAATGCGCCCATTCCGAAAAACGGCGTTGTTCTCTCTGGCCACGGACAGGCGAGCGCCTTTCTGAATGGCAACGTTTTCGTGGGGGATACTGTGGCCGTAGTGTTGCGCTTGCCCCCGACGCGGAAGAGGATTGTCGAGCTGGTGGGCGGCGTGCCGCGCATCATTCGCGACGGTGCCGTCTCGGTGGAGTGGGACCAAGAAGGCCTCACCAACAAGAACTTTGCCTACGATCGGCATCCGCGAACGGCAGTGGGTTTTTCCGCCGACTCGACTAAGCTGTTCTTCGTCACCGTGGATGGCCGGCAGGCTGGGTACAGCGTGGGGATGTCCCTTTTTGAACTTGCCGCGTACATGCGGGAATGGGGTGTGCATCAGGCGGTGAACTTGGATGGAGGCGGCTCCACCACCATGGTCGTGCGCGGCCGCGTGGTGAACAGCCCTTCGGATGGCACGGAGCGACCGGTGGCAAACGCGCTGCTGGTGGTGAGCAATGCCCCCACTGGGCCGCTGCGCGTTCTGCGTATTTCGCCACGGGAGGCATTTGTCCTCTCCGAAGGAACGGTGCGCTTTTCCGTCCAGGGGTTTGACGAGTATTACAACCCGTTGAGCCTGCCCGCCGGCACCGTGGTGTGGAGCTGCGACCCATGGATAGGGAGCATCGACGCCCAAGGCACGTTTGTGGCGGGACTGCACGACACCTCTGGGTACGTCTACGCCACTGCAGGCGTGGCGCGTGACTCGGCCTTGGTGCGGATCACCAAGGTAGCAGGCATTACCCTGACTCCCAATCCCGTGGTGCTCCAAGTCGGGCAGACGCAGACCATCACCGCACGGGCTAACGACACCTTCGGCAATCAGATCAGTCTGCTGCCCACCGATTATCAGTGGTCGGTGGTCGGCGAGGTGGGCACCGTGAGTGCCGCGGGCGTCTTCACTGCGGTAAAACCAGGGGAGGGCGAGATTAGGGCTGCATATGGCAGTGTGGTGGGCACTGCAGCCGTCTACGTTGGCCTTCCCACCGACGTGGTGGTGGACGACTTTAGCTCGCTCGCGCGCTGGAGTCTGACCGGCACGAGGGTCAACCTGCAGGCCTGCAGTCTGACGCTTGATAGCGCCGTCGTTTTCTCGCCGCCTACATCTGGAAAACTCACCTACTCCCTGGCCACTGGGGGCACGAGCGCCCTGTACATGGAGTGTTCGATTCCGCTTTCGGGAACGCCTACCGCAGTGGGGGTGCACGTGTATGGCGATGGTAAGGGCCACTGGCTGCGGGGTGAGTTCGCCGACGCGGACGGCGAAAAGTTCCTGGTGAACTTTACCCCGGCATCTCCTGGCGTCGATTGGTCGGGCACCTGGCGCTACTTGCGCGTGTCCATGGACAGCGTGATTGTGCACTGGAGTAACCCCGCAGCGGTTCTCACTTTTCCAATTACCTGGAAGCGTATCTACTTGGCGGAGACCGATGACAGTCGCAAAGACGCCGGCGTTCTCTACTTCGACGACTTTACTGCCCACTACCTGCAGACCGCCGTGGAGGATCCGCGAGAAGGGGCGTTGCCCAAGACCTTCCGCCTCCACCAAAACTACCCGAACCCTTTCAATCCGGTCACGGAGATCTGTTTTGAACTGCCGCGCGAGGGCAGAGTGCGGCTGGATGTGTTCAACCCACTTGGCGCGCAGGTTTGCACCGTGTTGGACCAGAGACTGAGCGCAGGGCACCATCGTGTGCGGTTCGACGGAGCGACGTTGGCCGCTGGAGTCTATCTCTATCGGCTGGTAGGCGAAGAGGGGGTGGAATCGCGCAAGATGGTGCTCATCCGCTGA